From a single Shewanella donghaensis genomic region:
- a CDS encoding RecX family transcriptional regulator, with translation MQSKPLRQAKTIENVFNSAYWHLGQQDFTINEIRTKLGRKTENLEWIDTVLARLIENGYLKNDFDFAVRYCELAFSHELGKAAIKRKLQQRGVAVTDIDSALEQVMHEQNVDSFEMATARLQNKFENFYGTNKEKIYSQMTTKGFTRAEIDHALSLHPQVDTLRSKLVIKAEKTDLKTEIIKLFNKGKGKTLIMQELKQRLIDVSEFEDIVYQLTLTDDVDFYLSCKTQLAKKRYDLSDYKEKSKAYAYLSRKGFDSDEIKEAMILDDE, from the coding sequence ATGCAGAGTAAGCCACTTCGTCAAGCCAAAACAATCGAGAATGTTTTCAACAGTGCCTACTGGCATCTTGGTCAACAAGATTTCACTATCAATGAAATTCGAACAAAGCTTGGGCGCAAAACAGAAAACCTTGAATGGATTGATACCGTTCTCGCTAGATTGATCGAAAACGGTTATTTAAAAAATGATTTTGATTTTGCTGTGCGCTATTGCGAACTTGCTTTTAGTCATGAGCTGGGTAAAGCGGCAATAAAACGAAAGTTACAGCAACGGGGTGTCGCAGTTACCGATATTGATAGTGCCCTAGAGCAAGTGATGCATGAGCAAAACGTCGATTCATTTGAAATGGCTACAGCGCGATTGCAAAACAAATTTGAAAACTTTTATGGCACCAATAAAGAAAAAATTTATTCACAGATGACCACCAAAGGTTTTACTCGCGCTGAAATTGACCATGCATTATCACTCCACCCTCAAGTTGACACTCTGCGCAGTAAACTTGTCATAAAAGCTGAAAAAACAGATTTGAAAACTGAAATAATCAAACTGTTTAATAAAGGCAAAGGTAAAACGCTTATCATGCAGGAGTTAAAGCAAAGGTTAATCGATGTGAGCGAGTTTGAAGACATCGTTTACCAACTGACTTTAACTGATGATGTCGATTTTTATTTGAGTTGTAAAACGCAACTAGCTAAGAAGCGTTATGACTTATCTGACTATAAAGAAAAGTCGAAAGCTTATGCGTATTTATCTCGAAAAGGTTTCGATAGTGATGAAATAAAAGAAGCGATGATATTAGATGATGAATGA
- a CDS encoding Zn-dependent alcohol dehydrogenase has protein sequence MKQAKALISNGRGDYSVETIMVGLPKADEVRVKIKAAGLCHTDWDSIQNWNKTFIVGHEAAGIVDAVGSDISHLSIGDKVILNWAIPCGECYQCNQGNLHICDNNSPVCGCDLAGHAHIESSMHNHKPIERSFHLGAMSEYTVVKSKAVVKIDSDISFEAASIVGCGVMTGWGSVVNAAKVDVGSTVCVIGCGGVGLNVIQAAKQSGASKIIAIDINQGRLEQACEFGATHKVLSTPQDSDFDQVMTDVLIINNNLGADYAFECTAIPALGSAPLKLIRNAGTAIQVSGIEQRIDFDCELFEWDKIYINPLYGMCNPERDFAKIISLYDSGQMKLEELVTKTYSIENIKDGFDDLLNGRIAKGVVVFND, from the coding sequence ATGAAACAAGCAAAAGCATTAATATCAAATGGCCGTGGTGACTACTCTGTTGAAACAATCATGGTTGGACTACCAAAAGCTGATGAAGTCAGAGTGAAAATAAAGGCTGCAGGGTTATGCCATACAGATTGGGACTCTATCCAGAACTGGAATAAAACATTTATTGTGGGTCATGAAGCTGCGGGGATCGTTGATGCTGTAGGAAGCGATATAAGTCATCTCTCTATTGGTGACAAAGTGATATTAAACTGGGCGATACCCTGTGGTGAGTGTTATCAATGTAATCAGGGTAACCTTCATATATGCGATAACAACTCACCTGTGTGCGGATGTGATTTAGCAGGTCATGCACATATTGAAAGTAGCATGCATAATCATAAGCCTATTGAACGTTCTTTTCATTTAGGTGCCATGAGTGAATATACCGTGGTAAAGAGTAAGGCTGTGGTTAAAATAGACAGTGACATCTCTTTCGAGGCCGCTTCTATCGTCGGCTGCGGAGTCATGACAGGATGGGGATCGGTGGTAAACGCAGCAAAGGTTGATGTAGGTAGCACTGTTTGCGTAATTGGCTGCGGCGGAGTTGGACTTAATGTTATTCAAGCAGCAAAGCAATCAGGTGCAAGCAAAATCATCGCTATTGATATTAACCAGGGTCGCTTAGAGCAAGCTTGTGAATTTGGCGCGACACATAAAGTCTTGTCTACCCCACAAGATAGTGACTTCGACCAAGTAATGACCGATGTTTTAATCATTAATAATAATCTTGGCGCCGACTATGCTTTTGAATGCACCGCGATCCCAGCACTTGGTTCTGCCCCACTAAAATTAATACGCAATGCAGGAACCGCTATTCAAGTAAGTGGTATCGAACAACGAATAGACTTCGATTGTGAGTTATTTGAATGGGACAAAATCTATATCAATCCATTATATGGTATGTGTAACCCTGAACGTGATTTCGCCAAAATAATCAGCTTGTATGACAGTGGGCAGATGAAATTAGAAGAATTAGTCACTAAAACCTATTCGATAGAAAACATTAAGGATGGTTTTGATGATTTACTTAATGGACGTATTGCTAAAGGTGTAGTGGTTTTTAATGATTAA
- a CDS encoding DUF3291 domain-containing protein → MKLAQLNVALAKYPLDGPELKDFMDNLDSVNAIAEGSAGFVWRLQDESGDATSIQVFDDPNMIVNMSVWQSVDSLKDFMFRTHHKDFMKRKGEWFVRLPEETYVLWWIEDDHIPNLEEALARLSYLRKNDNSPYAFNFKANFTVEDLLDFNAN, encoded by the coding sequence ATGAAATTAGCTCAACTGAATGTCGCATTAGCTAAATATCCATTAGATGGACCAGAGCTTAAAGACTTTATGGATAATCTTGATAGCGTTAATGCAATAGCAGAAGGTAGCGCAGGGTTTGTGTGGCGATTACAAGATGAATCCGGTGATGCGACCAGTATTCAAGTATTTGACGATCCCAATATGATCGTTAACATGTCTGTATGGCAGTCTGTTGATTCTCTTAAAGATTTTATGTTTCGCACCCACCATAAAGATTTCATGAAACGTAAAGGCGAGTGGTTTGTAAGATTACCAGAAGAAACCTATGTCTTGTGGTGGATAGAAGATGATCACATTCCCAATTTAGAGGAAGCATTAGCGCGCTTAAGTTACTTGCGAAAAAATGATAACTCGCCTTATGCTTTTAATTTCAAAGCAAACTTTACAGTAGAAGATTTACTGGATTTCAATGCTAACTAA
- a CDS encoding family 16 glycosylhydrolase, which produces MKKLNKLIFTACGVVSILSLQTFAAAPVAPPIAKQNETWVLQVKRSDEFNNKDSAKWNFQPENFGVWSWRDSNAVVAAGKLTLTTRRENHTRTFWDGCNKKQVPNFPLYYTSGIAKSRATGNYGYYEARIKGANTYPGVSPAFWMYSTIDRSLTEDGDVQYSEIDVVELTQKNEVRKSDHDLHNIVVINGTPTWQRPLQVPFNHNQIILPYDPRNDFHTYGVNVTKDTITWYVDGQEIGSKQNKYWHRQMNLTLSQGLRAPLTEFRCNQFYPSPQRPANGYPTSMEIDYVRTWFKTGGNSGTEPTEPSEPGDGGSCPTSWVPVTGVTVTPSSKVMTRNQTLTLNTTVSPLCATNQKVTYSSSDASIAKVSSSGIVTARSRGNAIITVKTKNKGKVDTVNITVN; this is translated from the coding sequence ATGAAAAAACTCAATAAATTAATATTTACCGCTTGTGGCGTTGTGAGCATTCTATCGTTACAAACCTTTGCTGCTGCACCAGTTGCGCCACCCATAGCAAAACAAAATGAGACATGGGTTTTACAAGTAAAACGCTCAGATGAATTTAATAATAAAGATTCAGCTAAATGGAACTTCCAACCTGAAAATTTTGGAGTATGGTCTTGGCGCGATAGCAATGCTGTCGTTGCTGCTGGAAAATTAACATTAACAACTAGGCGGGAGAATCATACTCGAACATTTTGGGATGGCTGTAACAAGAAGCAAGTGCCCAATTTCCCATTGTATTACACCTCTGGGATAGCTAAGTCACGTGCGACAGGGAATTATGGTTACTATGAAGCGCGTATAAAAGGCGCCAATACATATCCTGGTGTATCACCTGCATTTTGGATGTATAGCACGATTGATCGCAGCTTAACGGAAGATGGTGATGTGCAATACAGTGAGATTGATGTTGTTGAATTAACCCAAAAAAATGAAGTGAGAAAGTCAGATCATGACCTACACAATATCGTGGTTATCAATGGTACACCAACTTGGCAGCGTCCGTTACAAGTACCGTTTAACCATAATCAAATAATATTACCTTATGATCCTCGTAACGATTTTCATACCTATGGTGTCAATGTCACTAAAGACACCATTACTTGGTATGTCGATGGGCAAGAAATCGGGAGTAAACAAAACAAATACTGGCATCGTCAGATGAACTTAACCTTATCTCAAGGTTTACGTGCGCCACTCACAGAATTTAGATGTAACCAGTTTTATCCATCACCACAAAGACCTGCTAATGGTTATCCAACCTCAATGGAAATTGATTACGTGAGAACGTGGTTTAAGACCGGTGGTAATTCAGGAACCGAGCCGACAGAACCTTCTGAACCAGGTGATGGCGGTAGCTGTCCAACTTCTTGGGTACCTGTAACGGGTGTAACAGTAACACCCAGCTCTAAAGTCATGACAAGAAATCAGACACTGACATTAAATACCACTGTTAGTCCATTATGTGCCACTAACCAAAAAGTTACTTACTCTTCAAGTGATGCCAGTATTGCTAAAGTGAGTTCAAGTGGGATTGTCACTGCTCGAAGCAGAGGTAATGCCATTATTACTGTGAAGACAAAAAATAAAGGTAAAGTTGATACTGTAAACATTACAGTAAACTAA
- a CDS encoding Y-family DNA polymerase, whose product MYALVDANSFYCSAEQVFRPEWRGRPVVVLSNNDGCIVAANRQAKALGIGKFGPYFEVRALCEQLGVIALSSNYELYGSLSHSMMEVIGRFAPEQHIYSIDESFLSFKHCYPAIPCLLTHGAKIRRAVWKETRLPVCVGIAETLTLAKVANHAAKKIYGYNGVCYIESVNQRDAILSAMKVTDVWGIGSRIGKKLHAMGITTALGLAKLQPGIARKNFSIEIERTVRELNGEACKGWDSARADKQQIFSTRSVGERITDKSTLQQALSKHAGIAAAKARKQGSAAGTILIFASNSPYDEQPNGFKYHYRCAHPTNDSCEIMAYASEIARQLYNPHTRYYKMGIGLLDLSPTKHRQGDLFTPEKDPALMQVYDQLNQRYGTDTVFIAAQGIEGKWHMRRELLTPQYTTCWQDIPQINCR is encoded by the coding sequence ATGTATGCACTCGTTGATGCAAACTCTTTCTATTGCAGCGCAGAGCAAGTATTTCGCCCTGAATGGCGTGGTCGCCCTGTCGTGGTACTGTCTAATAACGATGGTTGTATCGTCGCCGCAAATCGCCAGGCAAAAGCACTGGGGATTGGTAAATTTGGCCCCTATTTTGAAGTACGGGCTTTATGTGAGCAATTAGGCGTTATTGCCCTATCATCCAATTATGAACTCTATGGTTCTCTCTCCCATAGTATGATGGAAGTCATTGGCCGCTTTGCCCCTGAGCAACACATTTATTCAATTGATGAGTCATTTCTATCGTTTAAGCATTGCTACCCCGCAATACCTTGTTTATTAACCCATGGGGCAAAGATACGTCGGGCGGTTTGGAAAGAAACCCGTTTACCTGTGTGTGTCGGTATTGCTGAAACATTGACCCTTGCTAAAGTCGCCAATCATGCTGCGAAAAAAATCTATGGCTACAATGGCGTCTGTTACATTGAATCAGTTAATCAAAGAGATGCAATTTTGTCAGCCATGAAAGTCACTGATGTATGGGGAATAGGTTCCCGTATAGGTAAAAAACTACATGCCATGGGAATAACAACTGCGCTTGGATTGGCAAAACTACAACCCGGTATTGCACGCAAGAATTTTAGTATTGAAATTGAACGAACAGTACGAGAGCTTAATGGTGAAGCCTGTAAAGGTTGGGATAGTGCTAGAGCGGATAAACAGCAGATTTTTTCCACCCGTAGCGTTGGAGAGCGAATCACTGATAAAAGTACATTACAGCAAGCACTCAGTAAACATGCTGGCATTGCTGCAGCCAAAGCGAGAAAACAAGGTTCTGCAGCAGGCACGATTCTAATATTTGCCAGTAACTCGCCATATGATGAGCAACCCAATGGCTTTAAATATCATTACCGCTGCGCCCATCCAACTAATGACAGCTGCGAGATTATGGCTTACGCCTCTGAAATAGCTCGTCAATTATATAACCCACATACCCGTTATTATAAAATGGGGATTGGCTTATTAGATCTATCCCCCACTAAACATCGTCAAGGTGACCTATTTACCCCAGAAAAAGACCCCGCTTTAATGCAAGTTTATGATCAACTCAATCAACGTTATGGTACCGATACCGTATTTATCGCGGCTCAAGGAATCGAAGGGAAATGGCATATGCGCCGAGAGCTTTTAACACCGCAGTACACCACTTGCTGGCAAGATATCCCCCAAATAAACTGCCGTTAA
- a CDS encoding alpha/beta hydrolase, with the protein MAIKRIEVSSPDYTAAHVTMLTVHSSHLNGRHDISVYHHCDNNDDITNLPMIILLHGVYGSHWAWMQLGGAHKVYDQLKSEGLSDFVLVMPSDGGLWDGSGYLPHVEQGNFEAWITDDVINAVRDNISNVNEQSHIYISGLSMGGYGALRLGAKYPRLFSGISAHSSVTSLDDLQQFIDGDINQYQTAFTHESDLSYWFAVNKHQIPPLRFDCGVDDSLFKSNQLLTKQFDDLKITYQFEAFDGGHEWAYWHKHVAKTFTFFDQLEKQKVKNLITK; encoded by the coding sequence ATGGCCATAAAAAGAATTGAAGTTTCAAGTCCTGACTATACTGCGGCACACGTGACAATGCTAACCGTGCACTCAAGCCACCTTAATGGTCGTCATGATATAAGCGTTTATCATCATTGTGATAATAACGACGATATAACAAATTTGCCGATGATTATTTTACTTCATGGTGTTTATGGTTCTCATTGGGCATGGATGCAGCTTGGCGGCGCACATAAAGTGTATGACCAACTCAAATCTGAAGGGCTGAGTGACTTTGTATTGGTCATGCCATCAGATGGTGGCTTATGGGACGGTTCTGGTTACTTACCTCATGTGGAACAAGGTAACTTTGAAGCATGGATAACCGATGATGTCATTAATGCCGTCAGAGACAATATCAGCAATGTAAACGAACAGAGTCATATTTATATTAGCGGCCTATCGATGGGCGGATATGGCGCATTACGTTTAGGTGCTAAGTACCCTCGTTTGTTTTCAGGTATATCAGCTCATTCATCAGTGACCTCCTTAGATGATTTACAGCAATTTATCGATGGTGATATCAACCAATATCAAACTGCTTTCACACATGAATCTGACTTATCTTATTGGTTTGCAGTAAACAAACACCAAATTCCACCATTACGTTTTGATTGCGGAGTAGATGATTCACTGTTTAAAAGTAACCAGCTATTAACCAAGCAATTCGATGATCTTAAGATTACTTATCAGTTTGAGGCATTTGACGGTGGGCATGAATGGGCTTATTGGCATAAACATGTCGCTAAGACTTTTACGTTTTTTGATCAGTTAGAAAAGCAAAAAGTGAAAAACTTAATAACCAAATGA
- a CDS encoding membrane dipeptidase — protein MLKWNQTACEITAESLMKHIDYAINLCGEDHVAIGSDQGVLPVNDGPEYREMIRKYVIRRKAAGISAPGESANRPPFIPQLNTIRRMELIGYYMEKRGHSSAIIEKVLGTNLVSLYEKVW, from the coding sequence TTGCTGAAATGGAATCAAACCGCGTGTGAGATTACTGCCGAATCATTAATGAAGCATATTGATTATGCCATTAACCTTTGTGGTGAAGATCATGTGGCTATTGGAAGCGATCAAGGTGTATTACCTGTCAATGATGGTCCTGAGTATCGTGAAATGATCCGCAAATATGTGATTAGGAGAAAAGCCGCGGGTATTTCAGCCCCTGGTGAGTCAGCCAACAGACCACCGTTCATTCCACAGTTAAATACCATTCGTAGAATGGAGCTCATAGGCTATTACATGGAAAAGCGTGGCCATTCATCAGCAATTATTGAAAAAGTACTAGGAACAAATTTAGTGAGCCTTTATGAGAAAGTCTGGTAG
- a CDS encoding helix-turn-helix domain-containing protein encodes MRRSTLSTNVYCEPIAIQAGYQFEVHQVSYQAEDTYSCFTHFHQVHEFIIFEDVEGTYFHSQGQAAIQPHDVVFTPALETHDYELTDHAKSWHIIQFLPQFLIDNELHHEEAMLRHGLHLRLKAKEWQEIKLQVSWLLESYAEDPHSIKSATLLKLIIIWLVAHGEPVSHDAKKSLIISQNYQRLTPILILFRQQELVDLTLVEAAALCHISTSYFSRMFKRTFKCNYSQYLVQHKLYSGARILGQTNRSVTEISYDLNFSNPSHFIALFKKHFGITPKQYRSQMQRTKLTGI; translated from the coding sequence ATGCGTCGCTCGACTCTTTCAACCAATGTTTATTGTGAGCCCATTGCTATTCAAGCTGGATATCAGTTCGAAGTTCATCAAGTGAGTTATCAGGCAGAAGATACCTATTCTTGTTTTACTCATTTTCATCAAGTTCATGAATTCATCATTTTTGAAGATGTAGAAGGAACGTATTTTCACTCTCAAGGCCAAGCTGCTATTCAACCGCATGACGTTGTATTTACACCCGCGTTAGAAACCCATGATTATGAGTTAACAGATCACGCAAAATCTTGGCATATCATTCAATTTTTACCGCAATTTTTAATCGACAACGAACTTCATCATGAAGAAGCCATGTTACGGCATGGATTACATTTACGATTGAAAGCTAAAGAGTGGCAAGAGATTAAGCTTCAAGTGAGCTGGTTATTAGAAAGTTATGCAGAAGACCCACATAGTATTAAAAGTGCAACGCTACTGAAGTTAATTATCATTTGGTTAGTTGCACACGGAGAGCCCGTATCACATGATGCTAAAAAATCGCTAATTATCAGTCAGAATTATCAGAGGTTAACGCCTATTTTAATTCTGTTCAGACAACAAGAATTAGTAGACTTAACTTTGGTAGAAGCCGCAGCGCTATGCCATATTTCCACTTCATATTTTTCACGGATGTTTAAACGAACTTTTAAATGTAATTACTCTCAATACCTTGTACAACACAAACTCTATAGCGGGGCCCGCATACTAGGGCAAACCAATAGAAGTGTCACTGAGATTAGTTACGATTTGAACTTTTCAAATCCTTCTCATTTTATCGCATTATTCAAAAAGCATTTTGGCATAACACCTAAACAATATAGAAGCCAAATGCAGCGCACTAAATTAACGGGGATATAA
- a CDS encoding UDP-glucose--hexose-1-phosphate uridylyltransferase encodes MEFDPTEHPHRRYNPLINEWVLVSPHRAKRPWQGQVEKIDETVKPSYDESCFLCSGNTRINGEVNPAYTDTFVFTNDFAALKQDTPQFTQDDPLFRVATEQGESRVICFSPDHSKTLPQLSVDEITKVVQTWQQQTHELSQQYIWVQVFENKGAVMGCSNPHPHGQVWAQNQLPTLVQKKQAALTEYYQTQQSTLLEDYAAREFDNQQRVVVSNDDWLVVVPYWAAWPFETLLLPRFLIQRMTDLTAEQQESLADILQQITIRYDNLFNCSFPYSMGWHGAPFDDEAHPEWTLHASFFPPLLRSATVRKFMVGYEMMAEAQRDLTAEQAAHRLRDAASIHYKSV; translated from the coding sequence ATGGAATTTGATCCGACTGAACATCCACATCGTCGATACAACCCACTTATCAATGAATGGGTTTTAGTATCGCCCCATAGAGCTAAACGACCTTGGCAAGGTCAAGTTGAAAAGATCGATGAAACAGTGAAGCCAAGTTACGACGAAAGTTGTTTCTTATGTTCAGGTAATACTCGAATTAATGGTGAAGTTAACCCGGCTTACACAGATACATTTGTTTTCACCAACGATTTTGCGGCCTTAAAGCAAGACACGCCACAGTTTACACAAGATGATCCTTTATTCCGTGTTGCAACAGAACAAGGCGAAAGCCGCGTTATCTGTTTTTCACCTGATCACAGCAAAACGCTGCCACAATTATCAGTAGATGAAATTACTAAGGTTGTTCAGACCTGGCAGCAACAAACCCATGAACTGAGTCAGCAATATATTTGGGTACAAGTGTTTGAAAACAAGGGCGCGGTAATGGGTTGTTCAAACCCACATCCACATGGGCAAGTTTGGGCTCAAAACCAGTTACCAACATTGGTTCAAAAGAAGCAGGCGGCATTAACTGAGTATTATCAAACTCAGCAATCAACTTTGCTAGAAGATTATGCTGCGCGAGAGTTCGATAATCAGCAGCGTGTCGTAGTCTCTAATGATGATTGGCTTGTTGTTGTGCCTTATTGGGCAGCATGGCCTTTTGAAACGTTATTACTGCCGCGATTTTTAATTCAAAGAATGACTGACCTTACAGCAGAACAGCAAGAATCACTCGCAGACATTTTGCAACAAATTACGATTCGTTATGACAATTTATTCAATTGTTCATTCCCATATTCTATGGGGTGGCATGGCGCACCTTTTGATGATGAAGCGCATCCTGAATGGACATTGCATGCCAGCTTCTTTCCACCGTTGTTGCGTTCTGCCACTGTGCGTAAATTTATGGTGGGTTACGAAATGATGGCTGAAGCTCAGCGCGATTTAACCGCTGAACAAGCTGCTCATCGATTACGTGATGCAGCATCAATACATTATAAAAGTGTGTAA
- a CDS encoding LexA family protein, which yields MKVIPIFACAGITGFESPAAEYRQLPLSLDELLIEHPSATFIGQASGDSMENIGIFDKDILIVDRHVSVENHDVIVANYNGNFVCKLIDTQRRLLLSANDSHQSVTIQEYDSFSVEGVVIRSIRCHRQSPLLVND from the coding sequence ATGAAGGTTATTCCTATTTTTGCTTGTGCCGGTATCACCGGTTTTGAAAGTCCTGCAGCTGAATATCGACAATTACCGTTAAGTTTGGACGAGCTGTTAATCGAACATCCCAGTGCGACTTTTATTGGCCAAGCCAGTGGTGACTCAATGGAGAACATTGGTATTTTTGATAAGGATATTTTAATTGTTGATCGTCATGTCAGCGTTGAGAATCATGATGTGATTGTGGCGAACTATAATGGCAATTTTGTTTGCAAACTTATCGACACACAACGCCGATTATTACTTTCCGCCAATGACAGCCACCAGAGTGTGACGATTCAAGAATATGACAGCTTCAGTGTTGAGGGCGTAGTAATACGTTCTATTCGTTGCCATCGTCAAAGCCCTTTATTAGTTAATGATTAA
- the galK gene encoding galactokinase — MTQALITLVKQAFKSEFGFEASHLIQAPGRVNLIGEHTDYNDGFVLPSAINYAAVVAASPRKDNVVRVVAVDYDNAIDEFEINTDIEHADHDWANYIRGVVKHLKLRGYQFSGANIAVTGNVPQGAGLSSSAALEVVIGQTFKALYDLSITQQEIALNGQEAENKFVGCHCGIMDQLISAEAKKDHALLIDCRSLTTTAVSLPENMSILIVNSNKKRGLVDSEYNTRREQCEAAAKFFKVPALRDIDISTFNDKQAGLDAITAKRARHVITENQRTLDAANAMHIGDIHTLQRLMAESHASMRDDFEITVPEIDYLVDIIKQEIGELGGVRMTGGGFGGCVVSIVPNELIDQVIAAVEAKYQQQTNLQASVFVCSAEEGAKHINAA; from the coding sequence ATGACTCAAGCACTTATTACCCTGGTGAAACAAGCTTTTAAAAGCGAATTTGGCTTCGAAGCTAGTCACTTGATACAAGCTCCTGGACGCGTTAATTTAATTGGCGAGCATACTGACTATAACGATGGTTTTGTATTACCAAGCGCGATTAACTACGCCGCCGTTGTTGCCGCCAGTCCTCGTAAAGATAATGTTGTCCGTGTTGTGGCGGTTGATTATGACAATGCCATCGATGAATTTGAAATTAATACAGACATAGAACACGCAGATCATGATTGGGCTAACTATATCCGCGGAGTGGTCAAGCATCTTAAGTTAAGAGGCTATCAGTTCTCAGGCGCAAATATTGCTGTTACAGGCAATGTGCCACAAGGTGCAGGTTTGAGTTCATCTGCAGCGCTTGAAGTCGTTATTGGTCAGACTTTCAAAGCACTATATGACTTATCAATAACCCAGCAAGAAATTGCCTTGAATGGTCAAGAAGCTGAAAATAAGTTTGTCGGTTGTCATTGCGGCATTATGGATCAACTTATCTCTGCTGAAGCGAAGAAAGACCATGCTTTATTAATTGATTGCCGTTCGTTAACAACAACGGCAGTATCCTTACCTGAAAATATGAGCATTCTTATTGTAAATTCAAATAAGAAACGTGGTTTAGTCGACAGTGAATACAATACTCGTCGTGAACAGTGTGAAGCCGCTGCTAAATTTTTTAAAGTACCAGCTCTACGTGATATTGATATTTCAACGTTTAATGATAAACAAGCGGGCCTTGATGCGATAACAGCTAAAAGAGCACGCCATGTTATTACAGAAAACCAACGTACCTTAGATGCTGCCAATGCAATGCATATCGGCGATATCCATACGTTACAACGCTTGATGGCTGAATCTCATGCTTCTATGCGTGATGATTTTGAAATTACTGTGCCTGAAATAGATTATTTGGTGGATATCATCAAACAAGAAATTGGCGAGTTAGGTGGTGTGCGAATGACCGGTGGTGGCTTTGGTGGTTGTGTTGTCTCAATCGTACCTAATGAGTTAATTGATCAAGTTATTGCCGCAGTTGAAGCTAAATATCAACAACAAACAAACTTACAAGCCTCGGTATTTGTATGTAGTGCAGAAGAAGGGGCTAAGCACATCAATGCTGCTTAG
- a CDS encoding LacI family DNA-binding transcriptional regulator yields MSNATIKDIAKAANVSVATVSRVVNNGPKVGPETRARIVDLIETMGYRPNINARSLVTNKSSTIGVVIPDVADPFFAALANSVDKVARQHNTQLLISTGQLSADSELEAIKLLLQQRCESIVIHSKLIPNETLIKLFKDNPNFVLINRYIEEIAHRCIWLDNIEGGKIAAKSLIKSKHLNIACILSNYDIEDPSLRLKGFTEQLQESNQDIDQKLVVYAEPTLQGGEAATQQLLAANTPFSAVFVYNDAMAIGAISTLEDNGFSVPKDVSVIGCDDVLLSRFSRPKLTTLQYPIETMAHHAAKLSLNIAVETNYSEKLDNCIPIIEASLKYTPVLIERESTAIKSN; encoded by the coding sequence TTGTCTAACGCAACTATCAAAGATATTGCTAAAGCCGCTAACGTATCTGTGGCAACAGTATCCAGAGTCGTCAATAATGGTCCTAAAGTGGGCCCAGAAACTCGTGCGCGTATTGTAGACTTAATTGAAACCATGGGTTATCGCCCAAATATAAATGCACGATCGCTAGTAACGAATAAATCATCCACCATAGGCGTAGTGATCCCTGATGTAGCAGACCCCTTTTTTGCCGCTTTAGCTAACAGCGTTGATAAAGTCGCAAGGCAGCACAACACACAATTATTAATCAGCACAGGCCAACTCAGTGCTGATTCAGAACTAGAAGCTATCAAATTATTATTACAGCAACGTTGTGAGTCGATTGTTATTCACAGTAAGTTAATACCTAATGAAACGCTTATTAAGTTATTCAAAGATAACCCTAACTTCGTATTGATAAACCGTTATATCGAAGAGATAGCGCATCGCTGTATTTGGCTTGATAATATCGAAGGCGGAAAAATAGCGGCGAAAAGCCTAATTAAAAGTAAGCACTTAAATATTGCCTGTATTTTAAGTAACTATGATATTGAAGATCCGAGTTTACGTTTGAAAGGATTTACCGAACAACTACAAGAATCTAATCAGGATATTGATCAGAAACTGGTCGTGTATGCAGAACCAACACTCCAAGGTGGAGAAGCTGCGACTCAGCAACTTCTTGCAGCCAACACACCTTTTAGTGCCGTTTTTGTTTATAACGATGCGATGGCAATTGGCGCTATATCCACATTAGAAGATAATGGATTTTCAGTGCCCAAAGATGTTTCTGTAATTGGCTGTGATGACGTATTGTTATCACGATTTTCAAGACCAAAACTTACGACATTACAATATCCTATTGAAACTATGGCTCACCATGCAGCCAAGTTATCTCTGAATATTGCTGTAGAGACAAATTACAGTGAGAAGTTAGATAACTGTATCCCTATCATTGAAGCATCACTGAAGTACACACCAGTGTTAATTGAACGTGAGTCAACTGCAATAAAATCAAACTAA